One Stigmatopora nigra isolate UIUO_SnigA chromosome 1, RoL_Snig_1.1, whole genome shotgun sequence DNA segment encodes these proteins:
- the LOC144201556 gene encoding PRELI domain containing protein 3B-like: MKIWASEHIFNHPWETVTKAAMQKYPNPMNPNVFGVDVLDRSVDAEGRLHSKRLLSTEWGLPAIAKSIIGLTRTCTYVQEHSIVDPKDKTFELKSTNISFTNLVSVDEKLTYKPHPHHPDKTILTQEALISVKGVSLSSYLEGLMANTMSVNAGKGREAMEWVIRRLNAEIEELAATARGSMRVPMAAAVADK, encoded by the exons ATGAAAATCTGGGCGTCAGAGCACAttttcaa CCACCCGTGGGAGACGGTGACCAAGGCCGCCATGCAGAAGTACCCCAACCCCATGAACCCCAATGTGTTTGGCGTGGACGTCCTGGACAGAAGTGTGGACGCGGAGGGACGATTGCACAGTAAAAGACTGCTCAGCACCGAGTGGGGTCTTCCCGCCATCGCCAAATCT atCATTGGATTAACGAGGACATGCACGTATGTCCAAGAACATTCGATAGTGGACCCCAAAGACAAGACCTTTGAGCTGAAATCGACAAAT ATTTCCTTCACAAACCTGGTGTCGGTAGATGAGAAGCTGACATATAAACCTCATCCACACCATCCTGACAA GACAATTTTGACCCAAGAGGCTCTGATCAGTGTGAAAGGCGTCAGTCTAAGTAGCTACCTCGAAGGCCTCATGGCGAACACCATGTCCGTCAACGCCGGCAAG GGTCGCGAGGCCATGGAGTGGGTCATCCGCCGCTTAAACGCCGAAATCGAAGAGCTGGCGGCCACGGCTCGCGGAAGCATGCGCGTGCCCATGGCGGCCGCCGTCGCCGACAAATGA
- the bpifcl gene encoding bactericidal permeability-increasing protein, whose translation MFLKWVILVLPLIYCSCGQNPAMQVVLNDKGLQYGRHVVAGWIQDKLEHGTLPDISGKINLGFLFNIQYTISGVTVRKCDFPEPSVEFYQATSGLKMSIIGLNVALAGDWKANCRFIHENGSFDMALFGVDLISTVKLGMDTDGHMSLTSVNCIAQTGDVDLRFHGETSWFQRLLEGRIKDHLTKQLPTTICSAVEEVIASLENHLKDMNVNFPLNEDVTLDLPLIDQPVVHMKNLHLGLKGEIHSNTCPRDPPFVAQAFSVLQRPGYMLSVGLSDFTLNSASFSYYSSNLLQVFINDSMIPPSFPVRLNTSSMGPFIPQLPKMFPDLLMLLHIHATDIPMFSFRSGAVVLSAKGAVEAFAIQGTALTPLFKVCVNSNFKGKARVDVGRLKGSVTMHNFSMNLGESEIGPFKTDALENMAVMLMQIAILPQLNEKLAVGFALPRTAHAQLVNSLLTVEEGFVAFSSDAQLVTKDAMFR comes from the exons ATGTTTCTTAAGTGGGTGATATTAGTGCTCCCGCTCATTTATTGCTCCTGTGGCCAAAATCCAGCTATGCAAGTGGTCCTGAACGACAAAGGACTTCAGTACG GAAGGCACGTGGTTGCAGGATGGATTCAAGACAAGTTGGAACACGGCACCCTGCCCGATATTAGTGGAAAAATTAACTTGGGCTTCCTCTTCAATATACAATACACCATTTCAGg TGTGACCGTCAGAAAGTGTGACTTTCCAGAGCCATCTGTAGAATTTTACCAAGCCACATCTGGCTTGAAGATGTCCATAATAGGTCTCAATGTCGCACTTGCCGGAGACTGGAAGGCCAACTGTCGGTTCAT ACATGAAAATGGCTCGTTTGACATGGCTTTATTTGGAGTGGACCTGATCTCCACAGTCAAGCTGGGAATGGACACTGACGGACACATGTCTTTAACCAGCGTCAACTGCATCGCTCAAACGGGCGATGTTGACTTACGTTTCCATGGCGAGACAAG CTGGTTTCAAAGGCTTTTAGAGGGTCGAATCAAGGACCACCTGACAAAACAACTACCAACCACG ATATGCTCGGCAGTAGAGGAGGTCATTGCAAGCCTGGAGAACCATCTCAAGGACATGAATG TCAACTTTCCACTGAATGAAGACGTCACACTGGATTTGCCTTTAATTGACCAGCCTGTCGTTCATATGAAAAATCTTCACCTTGGACTCAAG GGGGAAATCCACAGTAATACATGTCCAAGGGATCCCCCATTTGTGGCTCAAGCTTTTAGCGTACTCCAGCGGCCAGGTTACATGCTGTCCGTCGGCTTATCTGACTTTACGCTCAACTCGGCCTCTTTCAGCTACTACTCATCCAATTTACTACAGGTCTTCATTAACGACAGCATG ATACCGCCAAGCTTTCCTGTGCGCCTCAACACATCTTCTATGGGCCCTTTTATTCCACAG CTCCCCAAGATGTTTCCAGACTTGCTGATGTTACTGCACATTCACGCCACAGACATTCCCATGTTTTCCTTTCGCTCCGGGGCTGTCGTGCTGAGCGCCAAGGGTGCCGTTGAGGCTTTTGCAATTCAGGGCACCGCCCTGACGCCTCTCTTTAAAGTCTGCGTG AACTCCAATTTCAAAGGCAAAGCACGGGTCGATGTTGGGCGACTGAAAGGCTCGGTGACGATGCACAA CTTCTCTATGAATCTTGGAGAAAGTGAGATAGGACCCTTTAAG ACGGATGCTTTGGAAAACATGGCGGTGATGCTCATGCAAATAGCTATCTTGCCTCAGCTGAATG AGAAACTCGCCGTTGGCTTTGCTTTACCTCGAACAGCACACGCACAGCTGGTCAACTCACTTCTCACTGTGGAAGAG GGATTCGTAGCTTTCTCTTCTGATGCTCAGCTGGTGACTAAAGACGCGATGTTCAGATGA
- the LOC144203999 gene encoding vesicular inhibitory amino acid transporter-like → MAHLIRHKLSNKLTNAAHTVSNKSQAKVSGVFARLGFQAATNEEGVGFAECDDLDYDYRQGMQMDVLQGDEGGVSPEDGDTHYQRDGTGDRRQSFKPSGPSLDEDKPQITSWEAGWNVTNAIQGMFVLGLPYAILHGGYLGLFLIIFAAAVCCYTGKILIACLYEEDEDGVRVRVRDTYVDVANACCAPRFPRLGGHVVNVAQIIELVMTCILYVVVSGNLMYNSFPGLPVSQKAWSVVAAAALLPCAFLKNLKAVSKFSLLCTLAHFVINVLVIAYCLSRAREWAWEKVKFYIDVKKFPISIGIIVFSYTSQIFLPSLEGNMQKPSEFHCMMDWTHIAACVLKGLFALVAYLTWADATKEVITDNLPSAIRAVVNLFLVAKALLSYPLPFFAAVEVLEKSLFGGGGDGGERGPFPDCYGPGGRLKSWGLGLRVALVVFTLLMAVFVPHFALLMGLTGSLTGAGLCFLLPSLFHLKLQWRQLLWHHVFFDVAIFVIGGICAISGLIHSVEGLVEAYRYNIHD, encoded by the exons ATGGCTCACCTGATCCGCCACAAGCTGAGCAACAAGCTGACCAATGCGGCCCACACGGTCTCCAACAAGTCCCAGGCCAAGGTCAGCGGCGTATTCGCCCGCCTGGGCTTCCAGGCCGCCACCAACGAGGAAGGCGTGGGATTCGCCGAATGCGACGACCTGGACTACGACTATAGGCAGGGAATGCAGATGGACGTCCTGCAAGGGGACGAGGGAGGCGTCAGCCCGGAGGATGGGGACACTCACTACCAGAGGGACGGCACCGGGGACAGGCGCCAGTCCTTCAAGCCCAGTGGACCATCCCTGGACGAGGATAAACCCCAAATCACGTCCTGGGAGGCTGGATGGAACGTCACTAATGCTATTCAG GGCATGTTTGTGCTGGGCCTGCCCTACGCCATCCTGCACGGCGGCTACCTGGGCCTCTTCCTCATCATCTTTGCGGCGGCGGTGTGCTGCTACACGGGCAAGATCCTCATCGCCTGCCTGTacgaggaggacgaggacgGCGTCAGGGTGCGCGTGCGCGACACCTACGTGGACGTGGCCAACGCCTGCTGCGCGCCGCGCTTCCCCCGCCTGGGGGGCCACGTGGTTAACGTGGCCCAGATCATCGAGCTGGTCATGACATGTATCCTGTACGTGGTGGTGAGCGGCAACCTGATGTACAACAGCTTCCCCGGCCTGCCCGTCTCGCAGAAGGCCTGGTCGGtggtggccgccgccgccctgcTGCCCTGCGCCTTCCTCAAGAACCTGAAGGCCGTGTCCAAGTTCAGCTTGCTGTGCACGCTGGCCCACTTTGTCATCAACGTGCTGGTCATCGCCTACTGCCTGTCGCGGGCTCGCGAGTGGGCCTGGGAGAAGGTCAAGTTCTACATCGACGTcaagaagttccccatctccaTCGGCATCATCGTCTTCAGCTACACCTCGCAGATCTTCCTGCCCTCGCTGGAGGGCAACATGCAGAAGCCCTCCGAGTTCCACTGCATGATGGACTGGACCCACATCGCCGCCTGCGTGCTGAAGGGGCTCTTCGCCCTGGTGGCCTACCTGACCTGGGCCGACGCCACCAAAGAGGTCATCACCGACAACCTGCCCAGCGCCATCCGCGCCGTGGTCAACCTCTTCCTGGTGGCCAAGGCGCTCCTCTCCTACCCGCTGCCTTTCTTTGCCGCCGTGGAGGTGCTGGAGAAGTCACtgtttggcggcggcggcgacggaggCGAACGGGGACCCTTCCCCGACTGCTACGGGCCGGGCGGCCGCCTCAAGTCCTGGGGGCTGGGCCTCCGCGTGGCCCTGGTGGTCTTCACCCTGCTCATGGCCGTCTTCGTGCCCCACTTTGCGCTCCTCATGGGTCTGACCGGCAGCCTGACGGGGGCCGGCCTCTGCTTCCTGCTGCCCAGCCTCTTCCACCTCAAGCTCCAGTGGCGCCAGCTCCTCTGGCACCACGTCTTCTTCGACGTGGCCATTTTCGTCATCGGGGGCATCTGCGCCATCTCCGGTCTCATCCACTCCGTCGAAGGCTTGGTGGAGGCCTACAGGTACAATATCCATGActga
- the atp5f1e gene encoding ATP synthase F(1) complex subunit epsilon, mitochondrial, with amino-acid sequence MVAYWRQAGLSYIRFSSICASAVRASLKPQAKSQAIKAAEVSVKVVKPKTA; translated from the exons ATGGTTGCTTACTGGAGACAGGCAGGACTcag CTACATCCGCTTCTCGTCCATCTGCGCTAGCGCGGTTCGGGCCTCGCTCAAGCCGCAGGCTAAAAGTCAGGCGATCAAGGCAGCTGAAGTCAGCGTCAAAGTAGTCAAACCCAAGACGGCAT AA